Part of the Oncorhynchus masou masou isolate Uvic2021 chromosome 18, UVic_Omas_1.1, whole genome shotgun sequence genome, AGTGGTATACAGTATGAAATATTAAGATGTttcaccagataggtgcagtgaaatttactgttttacagggtcagccatagtagtacggcacccccgaagcaaattagggttaagtgccttgctcaagggcacatcaacagattcttCACCTTGTCGACTCAGATATTCAAACCAGCAATCTTTTGAtttctggcccaatgctctaaccgctaggctaccggCCACCCTATTTGAAGGCTATATCTACGGTATATTGTCCATTGGTTATGTAGTCCCTTGCCTTATTGGGCAGTAGAGTGATGgggatcctctcctcctccagcatgCGTTTGGACTCCTTCTCCCAGTACAGATAATCCACCAGGCCCCTGTGGTCAAATGAACCTTCTCTGTCTGGGTTTTCTGCCTCTGACCCACAGGTACTCTCTCATCTGGGGCTATAACGTCCACCTCTTTCTGGAGCTCTTTCTGCTACTCAGGAGACAAGTTTGCCAGGATGTCATTTTCATCGATGTCTTCATCATCAGAGTCTGCAGATGGCTTTTCTTTCTTCTGGTCCTTCTGTCTCTGACCAAGCGGTACTCTCTCGTCTGGAGCTAAAACATCCATCTTTTTCTGGAGTTCTTGAAGCTAGCCAGGATATCATCTTCATCAATGTCTTCCTCATTTATGTCCTCCATGTCCCAGGTCTCTTTGGTTGGACATATCCATCTAGAAGTCGTTTGACAAAATAAACTGTTTGTCAATCAACCTAAAGGGTAAAAAGTATATCCACAATGAACAGTTCTAGAGCTGAGTGGACAGTGCTACTGGCTCTGTCTCTAGCTGGTAAATGGCCTGCTCACACCTCAGACAAAGTCTAAAATTAACACATAGCATCACATGGAAAATATGTTTGGTGCAAGAGTGTCAGGGGAGACATACTAACATATTCCTTTTTCATCAGCTTGAGTCAGCTCAACAGACTTCATGATCTTGCAGCATGGCAGTTGATTGTGAGacaggaagagggggagatagacAGTAACAGGTGGATTGTTGTTTTACAAGCCTGGGGAGGAATCCTAGGGTCCACTGCATAGAGGGCTCCGCCCAATCCCTCAGAGTTCCCTGAAAAATGTAATAATATCTCCCTAAAGTGATGCACAACAATGAACAGCTGATATAAATGAGAATATCTGATATGTAGGGGGCTGCTATACTCAATGGGAATGTCCTGTTATCAGTATGACACCCTGTAGCATGTAATTGAGAAAGTCTTGTTTATCACACACAGGGCTAAAGAAGTCACACTATAAATAAAGTCTCACACTGTTTTTTATTAATGTCCCAAATCCAAATGGGAGATATTCACTCAGAGTAAGAGAAGACAAACAATACATGGACAATGTAGAAATATGTAGAGAAACAAATAAAGGAATATTATTTGAGGGTTATCCAGTTCAAAGACATATCTTTTTACATCATACAAAAAACCTACTTATCAAAAGTTTATGTTCTCCACATGCAAGCAATTTACATCACAATAACACAttcacaaataataataatctataaACATGTACATTCAGATTCATacttgggagaggagagagtggactgACAACCTGGGACTAAAGAAGGGTTAGTTTATTATTTTGTTATCACATTTTGTGAATAATAACTCCAAAATGTATACCTAAATGTTTTACAAAGATATTAAAGTTGATTTACAATATGTATAATGTCATAATACAATTGGTTCAATATATTTGGGTCAAAGATATCCCAAGGTTTGAAATTCACAGTGATGAAGCTGCTTTTCCAGATCAGCAAACATTTTGTGCCATCACCACATCCATGTCTTCCTGAATAATATCGATCTCCATCCAATCCAAGGCACATGGGAGAGTCATTCTCAAGCTTCATAGTATTTATACAGATTGGTTAGTTGGCATCCATCCAGAGGTCTGTGCTTCCAGTGTCAGGGTCATTGTGACAGATTTCATTCCAGTCCTCTTACCTTCAGTGGATGCTCATGTAATTTCCATCCATGAATATTCTCCTGTAATGAAGAGATGAAAACATACACATTTGAATCAAGGTGAATATAAAAGACTCCCATACTTTAGGATAGCATATTACTGCACGAAACTCCCTGCATGCTGCAACAGCTGAGATTATAATCTACTTTACAGGCATGGAAATGGAACAGAACAAACCAGAGATAAACACCATGAAAAAATATGCTATTAGAAAGACGGATGTTTAACAAAAGCAAATGACCTACTGTCTTGtcaagcataccatgcaatataAGGAATGTAAAATGTGAAATTACAACTTTCCACTTAATATAGATCACAATTTACACTAATGAGAGGCAAGCGAAAGTAGGTACATTCTCCTACTGATGCTATGAGGTACAGTAAGTGCAGGATGTGGTGTTTAAACTGTGCATGTGAACGTAGACAATGTCAAAGTGGGGTTTCTAGCTACAGAATGTAATGTACAATTTGCTGCACATTTCACTGGGCACAGGCgtcgtcagttcaacgtctagttttgatttaaatgGTTGAGTTGTccactaatgtgaattcaatgtgaaatcaacaaaccatttcatcatgtcattggatttaggttaaaagttgggttaAAAATGCTAAATTCCCTTACATTTtgaaaatccaatcagttttccatgatgattcaacatcatcacatttaattattttgttgaaatgacatggaaagaACGTTGATTCAATCCGTTTTTTCCCAGTGGGATGCAGCCATACTGAATTTGTGAGCCTGCTAATAGACCAAGATAATTTGGCAAAATCTTTGATCGAGCGGGTAAGGCATGGTCATCCATAAGTTAGAAGTATCTGGATTGGGCCTTGGCAGAATGTGTTACCACTGCTCTGGCTGTATATTTAATGGATGGTCTACATATTGATTTCACCTTGATTTTCACGGCACTAAATGAGATACACTATATTGATCAATATGGCAAATGATGAGACGCAGATGAAAACTGAAAACAGTGGCACTGATGGAAATGGATTAGCACTACCACAGCCTATTTGCATCTCACCCTTCTGTGTTTGAATGGCTGCCTAATGGTCTTCCTCAGCGCTATTGGCCACAGCACCAAACATCTTTACTGAATCTACCGGCATTGTATCAGACCTCTTCAACACATTGCATTCTGGGGGAAATCTATGTACATGAGGATTGAGGATGGACAGATcgtgaaaggagagaaagaaaggaagaaagtgAAAAGATCAACAGTTCACAAAGAACACACCCACACTCATTAGAGACTGCTTCGTTATTGGGGTTTAGTTTCACACCAACAGGCCAAACACACTGATGTCACTTACTATCAAAGACTGTTCATAGATAAGGATAACATTTTAAAGTCTATCTGACAGCCAAAATGACCTGTCCAATCATGAGGAACAGGATgaaggtggagaagaggagaggatgcaGGAGTATTAAGAGCAGGTGGAAGGATAGCGGTAAGTGATGACAACGAACGCTAGGATGGTCCTGAGGTTCAATGTCATTACAGGCAAACACAGAGAGTCAACAGAAATGACATCCACAAGAATACCTGCTATTGTGCATAGGGAGGAGAAAAATATGAGCATGTTTTTAcctggtaagttgactgagaacacattctcatttacagcttcAATCTTGGGCATAGTTATAGGGGAGATGAATGAGTCAATtggaaactggggatgattaggtggccatgatggtatgaggaccagattgggaatttatccaagacacccctactcttatgataggTGCCATGAGAtatttagtgaccacagagagtcaggaaccctgtttaacatcccacccctacacagggcaatgtctcTAATCACTGCCCTTGGGAATTGAGATGTTTTATTTTGACCAggggaaagagtgcctcctactggcactctaacaccacttccagcagcatatggtctcctatccagggaccaaccctgcttagctttatATTTAAGCCAGCAGTGGCTGCAAgatggtatgctgctggctaaaTAACCCTCATAAGACTGGTCTTGATTGAAACAATGTATTTCCCTTAGTTTAGGTCACACAATTAATGCTACTATTTCCTCTAAAATCATGTGGGATATATAGATGACTACATGTAGGTGTGGGGCTGTGGTAGGTATTCACCTGATATGGGTGGGGCTCCGGTTGTAGGTGCCATGGGCTCCTGGGTGATGGTGCTGTGGTGACTCTGCCATGTTATCATTGTCTGTTAGACCCACAGTTAGCTGGCTGCGCCAGTTTCCTGTGCTGGTGGATGAGGAAACTAGAAAGAGAACACTTTTTAGTTGCACTAAAGAGACAGAAAAATAAAGGTGAGTCTCATTGAATGACACCCTACTCCTAACAATTAATACAGAATAATattttcatacagtatgttaggaATGTATGAATTGTATTAatagaaaataaaaacatgtcCCTCTGTGTTACCGAGGGTGAACAGACAGAGTATGGTTTCTGAGGTGACCTGTCCCAGTATGATGAGAAGCAGGATCAACTACTACCTGAGGAGTAGGAGGTGGTTCGGCTGGAATGCCTGAAGGGGGCTGGCATGGTCTGGTATCCAAGGCTGAGCTGAGAGCCATTATCGTAGTCATACCCAGCCAGACCTCTACCTGCCTCTATGTGGCCCCCGCTGCGGTGGTACCAGCCTCTCAGGTGCTCAGCCACCATGGCCTTCTGCATGTTCTTCTGTAAGGGCTCATTGCGGGGCCCATGTCTGGTCCGGGGCAATCTCATGGTAGCGTAGGGGTTCTGAGCAAGGCTGTCCGCCCGATCACTACTGTAGGTCCTGTATCGCTCGTGTCCGTAATTGTGGACTTGGTAGGAGGGGTTGACATTGTAGTGGCCCTCCATCTCGTTCTCATAGACGTAAGCACCGTTGGAGTAGGGCTCCATGTCTGGACAGGGGTATCCTGCCACGTAGTAAGCAGTTGGCGCGTAGTGTGCCTGGGGCTCGTAAGTATCACTAAAGCCGATATGGTTCTGGACCAAATTGGGCATACTGCCTGTATTACCGTAGACCTCCACCCTCCTGTGCAGCTGATGGTTGCGGGTCCGAGAGTCCAGGGTGCAGTAGTGGGGGTTGCCTGCGTAGTCCAAGCTGGACTGGCTGGTGTAGGAGGAGCAGTCCTCCAGGGCTTCTGTGCTGTTGTTCCTGCGGGCAGGGGACTGGGTAAACACTGGCTTCTCTGAGTCAGTATCCTTTAATAGCCGTTGCTGTGACTCCAGACTCCCACTGCGGTGCCTGAAGGACTGAGAGTTCCCATCCGACCTGcaaaagtcacacacacacaaaagaagcAAATAGTATGGTTAAGAAATCCAGATGTACAGCACACTAAATTACAATTGTTTTCTGCATCCTGCAttccaccctgcatcccactgctggcttgcttctgaagcaaagcagggttggtcctggttggtccctggataggagaccagatgctgctggaagtggtgttggagggccagtaggacgCACTATTTCCTCTGGTCTTAAAAATAATATattccaatgccccagggcagtgattggggacactgctctgtgtagggtgctgtctttcggatgggatgttaaacgggtgtcctgactctctgaggtcattaaagatcccatggcacttatcgtaaaagtaggggtgttaaccccggtgtcctggctaaattcccaagctgtcccgcataccatcatggtcacctaatcatccccagcttacaattagctcattcatccccctgtaactattccacaggtcgttgctgtaaatgagaatgtgttctcagttaacttacctggtaaaatattggtaaaataaaataaacaattgtTTTCTGTTAAACGGTGGGatgcaggtaaggtaggagagtaTAGGATAAATGTTCAGGGTCGGGGTGAGAGGGTAAGAGTTTGGCTAGGCATGGTctgaggggtggtggagggtctcACCTGAGCTGGCTGCTGCTGTAGGCGTTGCGGGTCATAACGGGGGTGGAGGGCATGCTGCGTGCGTCCCGTGAAGGTCTGGGTAAGGTTTTGTAGGGGCTGCTGTGTGCGGATGACACCTCTCTGGGGTGGTAGTGGTGTGAAGCATCCTGGCCGTCAAACGCTAACCTGTTGAGACTCTTGTTGTTGTGGTGATCTAGGGAGTGTGCAGGGCTGAGCTGAGGGGAGCACTGGACAGACCGTGACCGGGGCCTCTGAGCACCATCAGAGTCATCTGGACCAAAATACAAAACTCATGATCAGATTGGATTGGTAAAGCAGCTGTGCAACAAAGGtcaggtagctactgtatgacTGAACTCTGTGTCCCACTCACCGTCATCCAGAATCTGACTATCTGACAGGGAGCTGGTCTCTAAACTGATAAATTCATCTGGGGAAGAAGAAGGAAAGTATATTATAGGCTACAGATTAAAGTACAAATGTATAAAGTCATATTGTGGAATGTGAGTGCATGTGTTTGTCGATATTTATCCCCAGTACCTGTGATAATCACAGAGGCTCTTTGGGTAGGCTTCTTGCCTTTCTTGATTCTGTACTGGTTCATCTCGTCTTCAACCTGCTGCAGTTTCCTCATGGCGTCctgacagttcctcctcctctttctcttcacaGTCTTACAGAGCTCTGCCTCTGAGGCCAGCTTCTTAGCTGCTTCTACGATCTTCTGCTGCAGAGCAAACATGCTCTCCAGGTTCCTCAGATAAGGGTCCTAAAGATCAGAGTACAGACATTATTATAGACATTATTACATCAGAGAATGGCAGATCCATTTCAATATCCACTGAGCACTTTACATGCAATATCCAATTGTAAATTACAGTATAATGTAGTCATATCAACAACATAATATTTTGCAGTTTGTGCCTGTATTGGGAAAAGCATCAGGCAACTCATCAACACGTGATCCATACgaaacaggacaggacatgatCCTAACTTCATCACATTCCATTCATGacacaacatttttttttcttcttcagtgtacagtatatgtgttTCATTGCTTACAGTAATATCCTAAAAccccaagttcaaatccctgaggaATTAATGTTATGTCATATTCTGCATAATATTAGTCTTGTTACAAACTTAACAAGGCCAACATGTACAACGGACGTCACACTGCTTGCTTAGCAGGTACCGCTTCCTGATTGGGCTCACACAAAGGCTGGAACACAGGACCTCTGCCTCGCTAGCACGCATGACCGCCCTCCTGAAGCGTATTACCAGTTCGGTACCACTGAAAAGTTAATAATTCGGCAGCGCAAATGACGGCACCTCAGGCTGAGGAGTAAATTTCACACATCCTGTCATGACTTGCGCCGAAGTCGGTCCTTCTCCTTATTCGGGCGGTGTTCGACGGTCGGCAAGctacctttcattttccatttgttttgtcttgtctccccacacctggttccaattacatcattacatgttgtgtatttaaccctctgtttcccatgtccttgtccggaatTGTTCATTGtgagtgcttgtgcacgttatgtcTGGGGGTTTTGTCCCattgtatatatattgttttgtCACAGTGATTTTTATCATTAAACTGCGCCCTTGTAACACAgtctttgctctcctgcgcctgacttctctacCGCCAGTACGCACGGCTTAAACATCCCCATGTGCACACATGAACGtgagatttggttctggg contains:
- the LOC135504260 gene encoding FERM domain-containing protein 4B-like, encoding MTEGRLCQVHLLDDRKLDLLVQPKLLSRELLDLVSSHFNLKEKEYFGLTFVDDSGQCKYLQLDRRVLEHDFSKRATGPIALNFLVRFYIESITLLKDNTTVELFFLNAKVAVYNGDIEVESENVFKLAANALQEAKGNYSSDETTRMDLKKLPTLPNKVLKEHPSLTYCEDRVIEHYKQLKGVSRGHAIVQYLTLVESLPTYGVHYYEVKDKQGIPWWLGISYKGIGQYDLQDKLKPRKLYQWKQLENLYFREKKFAVEVNDPHRRAVTKRTFGQTGLVIHTWYASHSLIKTIWVMAISQHRFYLDRKQSKGKITAAKSLGDIAVDLTEHGGGTKITRLGDNLKHNLIMASTGSLASTGSADSAVDEEQRKEKISELKKKEQEIQDVLTQKTKELKKICLLEAELTGKLPKEYPLFAGERPPHVRRRVGTTFKLDDLFPYNEDPYLRNLESMFALQQKIVEAAKKLASEAELCKTVKRKRRRNCQDAMRKLQQVEDEMNQYRIKKGKKPTQRASVIITDEFISLETSSLSDSQILDDDDSDGAQRPRSRSVQCSPQLSPAHSLDHHNNKSLNRLAFDGQDASHHYHPREVSSAHSSPYKTLPRPSRDARSMPSTPVMTRNAYSSSQLRSDGNSQSFRHRSGSLESQQRLLKDTDSEKPVFTQSPARRNNSTEALEDCSSYTSQSSLDYAGNPHYCTLDSRTRNHQLHRRVEVYGNTGSMPNLVQNHIGFSDTYEPQAHYAPTAYYVAGYPCPDMEPYSNGAYVYENEMEGHYNVNPSYQVHNYGHERYRTYSSDRADSLAQNPYATMRLPRTRHGPRNEPLQKNMQKAMVAEHLRGWYHRSGGHIEAGRGLAGYDYDNGSQLSLGYQTMPAPFRHSSRTTSYSSVSSSTSTGNWRSQLTVGLTDNDNMAESPQHHHPGAHGTYNRSPTHIRRIFMDGNYMSIH